TACACTGGCTCAGCGATCAAAGCCTTTGCCGGATAGATGGGCTCAGCGAACACATTATTCGTGTAGATTGGCTCGGAAACGATGGTCTTGGCGTACGTTGGCTCCGAAACGATGGTCTTGGCGTATGTTGGCTCCGAAATGATGGTCTTGGCGTATGTTGGCTCAGCAATGATGGTCTTGGTGAAGGCGGGCTCAGCAATGACGGTCTTGGCAATTGGACCATACGACAATGGCTTCGAGTACTCGATGTTCTTCACCAGAGCCGGAGCCTGGTACAAAGCTTGAGGAGCAGCATAGGACAGGGTTGGGAGAGGATTGGTGAGTGCCAGAGGCTTGCTGAGTACGATCGATGGAGCAGCCTGAGCATATCCGTGGTATAGTTGTGGTTCCTGAAGGATGGTCTTGCTCACTACCGGAGCCACATGCTTGACGACGTTGGAGTATCTGACAGCTGCCGGAGCATAGGACAGATGGGAAGCATCATTCGGAATGTATCCGGCGCTAACACAGGCCAGAGAAGCGACAATCAGGACGAACTGGAAATCGTTAGAATCGTTAGAATATTGGGGACACTAAGATCTGGAAGAAATACTCCTTGAACTCACTTTGGAAGCCATTGTTGAAGGATGGTTGTAGAAGGAGGATGCACTTTGCTGGAAAACTGCACGCTGAGTGATGTCTTACTGGTCAGCTGATGCAGCTTTTATAGCGAATGCCATTGTGCGAAAATTCGCCAAGCAGGATGTGAGAGGGGCGATGACGGGCGTTTGAAATCtctttgtgttttattatgtCACAATTGAATGACAATGTTAGTTTCGTTTTAAGTTCAAATTctactgtttttatttcaaagcGATGTTATTAACCTTTATGTATATGCAATATTAaatattctaaaaataaaccaacaacGGTTTCTATATTTAAAAACCGTTCGATGTTCTATATGGATTTGTTCGAGAAGATGTATAAGAACATGCTACTATATtatttatgtatgttttttttaatcgataCGTCTTTAAAGTTTCATAAAATTCTTCTATTATTTACCCTTtcattataaaacaaattaacatgAAGAAATTCACATaggttttcaaatttttgtagCTATTTATTGTAGTATAAAAAGTATATCGTTAAAtacagttttaaaattatttcatatcttttataattaaaagtgTAAAGAAATTGCacatcatttaatttaaactgtTAATCTAATATCTGAAATATTAAACGATGAGCAGATGATATCGAACAGCTAatcggttttattttactgtacAATATgacaaaacacaaagaaatatCAAACGCCCATCATCGCCCCTCTCACATCCTGCTTGGCGAATTTTCGCACAATGGCATTCGGTATAAAAGCGGCATCAGCTGACCAGTAAGACATCACTCAGCGTGCAGTTTTCCAGCAAAGTGCATCCTCCTTCTACAACCATCCTTCAACAATGGCTTCCAAAGTGAGTTCAAGGAGTACTTCTTCCTGATCTTAGTGTCCCCAATATTCTAACGATTCTAACGATTTCCAGTTCGTCCTGATCGCCGCTTCTCTGGCCTGTGTTAGCGCCGGATACATCCCGAATGACGCTTCCCATCTGTCCTATGCTCCGGCAGCTGTCAGCTACTCCAACGTCGTCAAGCATGTGGCTCCGGCAGTGAGCAAGACCATCCTTCAAGAACCACAACTATACCACGGATATGCTCAGGCTGCTCCATCGATCGTACTCAGCAAGCCTCTGGCACTCACCAATCCTCTCCCAACCCTGTCCTATGCTGCTCCTCAATCTCTGTACCAGGCTCCGGCTCTGGTGAAGAACATCGAGTACTCGAAGCCATTGTCGTATGGTCCAATTGCCAAGACTGTGATTGCTGAGCCCGCCTACACCAAGACCATCATTGCTGAGCCAACATACGCCAAGACCATCGTTTCGGAGCCAACGTACGCCAAGACCATCGTTTCGGAGCCAATCTACACGAAGAATGTGTTCGCTGAGCCCATCTATCCGGCCAAGGCTTTGATCACTGAGCCAGTATACGGCAAGAGCATAATCATCCAGCCAGCTCCGTTCTATGGTGGAAAGGTGCTGTCTTATGGACAAAACCTCGCTTACGGAGGCATTTCCGCCCATGGATGGTAATGATTTGTGTCTGTGATATTTCACTGATTGGGAATGCATGGAATGATATGTGATAATTGCTGCAATAAAACAATGTATAAATTATACTTATGAAACATAATGCAGacagtaatttttatttagtcattttttatattatttcctGAAGAAACATCACATTTCAATCTTTATTCTTAAATCTTCCTAATTAGCAGTTAGTTTTGTTGTAACTCCATTAACTTCCTAACACGATGCAGTTCTTCCTTTGGTTCATTTGATTCATAGAGCTAATGTAAAGTAGTTTATTATAAAGTGAACTCacttattaattatttagtcTGTAATAATTCTCCACATCGACACTACATTAATTTGTTACCGAATTCTTCAGCAAAATATTAACATTAGATTCGATACATTGAACACTTTGGAAATGAAGTAAATATCGTTCtagattttaaaaagaaaagtatttcGCAGTATTTCGTCACGTCCGAGCATATTCTTCTGATTCTTGTAATTTTCAAGACAGTTGAAGCCATAATGGTTTATAAAATGTTATGTGTATCAATACTGCTTGACCGTTCtattggaataaaataaatgttatggTTGTTACGGATGTGCTGAAAAAGAATTGCTTTCAATGAATTATGATCGACCTTgattacttttgttttcatttgagCCACAACCTCATCAAATCTGGAAGATATAGATAATTTAGTCGACATAACCGATTGTTAGATTTTGTTCATCAATAATGCAATGACTGTTTTGttcatccttttttcctttttccttttttaaattatcccTTTATAAGCAGTTTGAAAGACATTCTCTTGCTCGTcctattatatttattaattgtaTGTGTGATAACTTCTTCGACATCAATCACGAATAACATTAATAACGTTCTGATCTTAtttagtaaaaagaaaaaaaatagaccaAAGCATAAATTAATAGGGATAGCTATTTCTCAAATATTCTAGACTATTAAAAATTGtcaaacaaataatgaaatagattatgaatgaaatattgtgaaataaaacaattgttgttttacaaaacaaatgaatttaaattttgacaaaaaacGCTCATTGATCAACAGTTAAACTCAATTATAAAGGTGCAATTGCTCTCTGCGTTTCCGTACAGTTTGTTAATCACTTCTAAGCGCAATTTCTGAAACTCtcgtcataaaaaaaatataatattgtaaaaaactgaaacaatattaactaacaacaaacacaatatTCAACAGTTGTACAACCTTGTTTAATCACAACTTAgtcatgaaacaaaacaattgatcaagaaaatattaaatcgtCGGAAAagtgattgaaataaattggCGATTGATTTGATGGCCATCATTTGGCGCCCCTCTCACATCCTGCTTGGCGAATTTTCGCACAATGGCATTCGCTATAAAAGCGGCATCAGCTGACCAGTAAGACATCACTCAGCGTGCAGTTTTCCAGCAAAGTGCATTCTCCTTCTACACCAATCCTTCAACAATGGCTTCCAAAGTGAGTATTTCTTCCTGATCTTAGTGCCCCCAATATTCTAACGATTCTAACGATTTCCAGTTCGTCCTGATCGTCGCTTCTCTGGCCTGTGTTAGCGCCGGATACATCCCGAATGACGCTTCCCATCTGTCCTATGCTCCGGCAGCTGTCAGCTACTCCAACGTCGTCAAGCATGTGGCTCCGGCAGTGAGCAAGACCATCCTTCAAGAACCACAACTATACCACGGATATGCTCAGGCTGCTCCATCGATCGTACTCAGCAAGCCTCTGGCACTCACCAATCCTCTCCCAACCCTGTCCTATGCTGCTCCTCAATCTCTGTACCAGGCTCCGGCTCTGGTGAAGAACATCGAGTACTCGAAGCCATTGTCGTATGGTCCAATTGCCAAGACCGTCATTGCTGAGCCCGCCTTCACCAAGACCATCATTGCTGAGCCAACATACGCCAAGACCATCGTGTCGGAGCCAACGTACGCCAAGACCATCATTGCTGAGCCAACGTATGCCAAGACCATCGTTTCCGAACCAATCTACACGAAGAATGTGTTCGCTGAGCCCATCTATCCGGCAAAGGCTTTGATCGCTGAGCCAGTGTACGGCAAGAGCATTATCGCCCAGCCAGCTCCGTTCTATGGTGGAAAGGTGCTGTCTTATGGACAAAACCTCGCCTACGGAGGCATTTCCGCCCATGGATGGTAATAATGTGTATTGCTTGTGATTGTTATTGTGATATTATTCTAAATTGTGCATGATCTGACATCTGAATAAAATAACTTTACTTTAAGTTACTGCTTGTGTACTACAATCCCTTGTCTATACTTATTTATAACTATATTAATTTAGTTTTGCacttatttactttatttactatttttataatcatttttgtataatattttatttattgattcattcgttgattaattattaaattaaaatgtttattttaaacttccaAGAACTGGATTGGAATTATTATTAGGTTTTTAGTTGTTTGGATGTGTCTTctctttaatttctttattgttgttgattgATTTGCTTATATTTTTAGAAATACTTCAAAATGATCTCATGATAAATGActtaaacaaaataactagTTTTTGTAACTATCATATCAATACATATCATTTCACAATAATACAATACAATAATCATatcaggaaaaaaatataaattaatcaaaacatTACATCATCCATTTAAACGATTATCAATTAACAAGTTCAAAAGCAATGCATAAtatgcagaagaagaagacgaaaaaaatcgttccattACTTATCTTAGCTTTGAATATTAAATACACTTTGCCGCTGTTAAATGCAACCCAAgcgttttgtaaaaaataaatgatcaaTAACTGGCAATGTGTTGAGATTTGATAGCGGATACTTTTTTATGGTCTTCTAATTGGTCTTTAAAATAGTTAGCCGCACAAAGTGATCATGGGAGTGTAACGAAATTAGATAATGaattttcatcttcaaacTTCTGCTAAACCAACCGTAGCGTAATCCGAATTAGTATCTCGCCGCAGCGTCGtataaaaagaaagcaatgCATCGAAACTCACCACAGTGTCATCTTTAGTGTCTTGCAGTGTAGTGTAAACCATGGTCATCACTTTGCCACCCAGAATGGAATCTTTCTATATGGTGAGAAAattgaacaattgtttttgctatctaatatttaatatttttgctttcttctttccGAACAGATTCTACTGCTTATTGTTTGTATAAATGGAGAATTACGTCCTTCAAGTGAATCGAATGTTCCTGAGAATGTTAAAACACACTACACTCCAACAGCTGTCAGTTATGTGAGCTTCGTCAGACACATTGTACCGCAGCGTGTGAAGCATTCGATGGTTGTTCCTCAACTGTCCACACGTGCTCCTATGAATCATCATAGTTTTACTAAACAACCGACCAAAACAATTCCGAATCAACACTTCTCCTATGGAAAGAAAGAAGTCCAGAGGGATCATTCCATGTCGCATCATAAAACTGCTATGCAACCAACGGCAAACACTTATCGTCCTATCTATCCAACTGGCTATGGAGAACCGATTTACGTACACAGTAAGATTCCTCTCCCatccagacacattagcgggAATCGCGAAGGAAACAATCCGATGGTGATCGGTGTACAACAACCAGCCTACGTGAAGAAGTACTTACAGGTTGGCGCATATCATCCTAGCTGGGTACGCAAAACGTTAACATACGCACCCAAGCTTAATTATATTCCCCATAACTATCAACGCGTGTGACGGCCCCTGCTGATCAATGGAAGCACGTGGAACAATTTACAAAAGgtgtaaaataatgaaacaaataaatacacaaaagTATCCTTTCTGACAAGTCTTTAAGAAGTTGTGTCAAAACTTCAGCCCACCCCCTCTGCAGACACCGAAAACAGAGCCATAATTTGACGTAGACAGTCAGTTTGGCCTACATTAAAAACCCTTTAACATTTCACCCTTGACTGTTTTTGCTGggtgtttgccaaaaaaaagaaacgaaaacacacacacattgtttATACTGTGGGCCCAATTCGTCAAGTCACGGTAGCTGTCCGGCGGCTGTCACATACCGTGTGGTTACCAGCTGCGAATTCGTTTCACGCCAACCCAAGCAGATCTATAGGTGCACCGGTCTTTAATCAACCGATCAGCAGTAGTTGAGGTTATACTGTGTGTGACGACCCTGCGTGACCTTTGCGGTGCTGGTAGTTGTTTTGCATTTAGCACTAATATTAGGAGTTCGTCCGTACAGCTACTCCAGACAATGCTGTGAAGGTCTTTTATGGGCACTGTCGGGACGGTATAGTAAAGGGGTTATGAAATTGACCATAACTTTGCGACGTATGTTTGTCCCTAAATgctgtaaatgtaaatgtaaatatatttacatttaGTATATTTAAGAAATGCGTGCAATGAAAAAAGTGGATCAATTTTAATgacgaataaacaaaaatggattgcattgaaataattttaggTTTAATCTTAAGTTtaataaatcttcaaaaatatttaagccCTTCTGGTGATCGATTGTCAATCCGTTTTGATCTCGAAATTGTTCAATTTGATCATTCGTTGTTCCTTTGATCAGAGTTGTTCCTTAAAAAGTCCAAAGCATCTCAATGCTGTGGGGAAGATCCTTAACCAAACAAATGGAATATATTGCTCTGgtcgttctttatgaatacaaaaaaaaaaacgctagaACTTTCAATCGTTCCTCCTGGTCATCCTCGAGATCATTGATCTCGATTTGACACTTCGTTTCCGTATATGAATGTTCTTGTCCAGGTACTTCGTCACTGTTTGGCCGATTGCTTCAACCTCCAGAGGAAAACATGATGAGATCTCTTTGATCTTCATCTTCTCATTTTCtctaaactaattttttttcaactcgGCTTAGCGATCATCTAGTCTAAGTAATAATAACTCACTAGACTTATTCTTTATTATTAAGATGTGACTATATGTCTAGATGAGATTCTATCCAAAACCTTCAATTTATTAGAGCAAGCGCTCAGGAGCATTGGACCGTTCTTGGTTTTGACACTCTATTACCTAATGGTTTGCCCATCTGCGTCCTGACCGGTCAATAGATGCAAAAAGCAGAAGTACAAATGTTTCATCGAAATTGCACCCGGATACGACACACGCGGACAATCGAGACACCTATATTTTTGAGGATCGCCGCAGTTTGCTATAATAGTGTATATCGTGGATAACCTGCAGTTAGTCACGTGCGCGGAAGGTATGGCTCCGTTCAGATCTTATTAATAACGTTTTAAGCTTTGTCTAGCACATGGAAGGCGGGGATCCCATAACCTTTGTTAGGTTTACTTAAGGGAAAAATCTCTTCAAATGTTActtttgaattatttcatCTCACGgtagagaagaaaatttattggaatttttttattttgtgttctaCAATTTTTTGGTGTTCAGTAAATTTGGGCTTAAACAACTGCATAATATCCTAATAAACTGAAAAATTCGTTTTCTTGTAGTAATACTACTGACCCATAGATGGCATGACAGTAACAAGCAatcaaagaaattaaattatagcTACTTTGACATTGTTTATgaaagaatatattttataattataaaaatcaaGACGATAAAGTTCCTTTAGtgctttttggttgtttttaagGTAAACATATAAGCTATAAATATATTGTATTTGTGGAAAATCTACTGCTTTCCTTTATGTAATAAATCACAGAGCTCGAAATAATCTCAACAAGAGCATTTTTCCAGTGTTAAACGATTCAATCGTTCTAGTTTGTGCCGTATCCTACCAACTCCGCTCCGTTGTTACAGGTTATACCAACTTCAAGGATAATGCACTGCTTCCGAAATCCGGTTTTTGCCAACGTTGTCCATGAAATTCGCATCGCAAATTCCCTTTACGATCGATGAAGATGGCCgttggatgg
The DNA window shown above is from Anopheles funestus chromosome 3RL, idAnoFuneDA-416_04, whole genome shotgun sequence and carries:
- the LOC125768488 gene encoding adhesive plaque matrix protein-like isoform X1; this encodes MASKFVLIVASLACVSAGYIPNDASHLSYAPAAVSYSNVVKHVAPAVSKTILQEPQLYHGYAQAAPSIVLSKPLALTNPLPTLSYAAPQSLYQAPALVKNIEYSKPLSYGPIAKTVIAEPAFTKTIIAEPTYAKTIVSEPTYAKTIIAEPTYAKTIVSEPIYTKNVFAEPIYPAKALIAEPVYGKSIIAQPAPFYGGKVLSYGQNLAYGGISAHGW
- the LOC125769555 gene encoding adhesive plaque matrix protein-like; protein product: MASKFVLIVASLACVSAGYIPNDASHLSYAPAAVRYSNVVKHVAPVVSKTILQEPQLYHGYAQAAPSIVLSKPLALTNPLPTLSYAAPQALYQAPALVKNIEYSKPLSYGPIAKTVIAEPAFTKTIIAEPTYAKTIISEPTYAKTIVSEPTYAKTIVSEPIYTNNVFAEPIYPAKALIAEPVYGKSIIAQPAPFYGGKVLSYGQNLAYGDISAHGW
- the LOC125768488 gene encoding adhesive plaque matrix protein-like isoform X3; translation: MASKFVLIAASLACVSAGYIPNDASHLSYAPAAVSYSNVVKHVAPAVSKTILQEPQLYHGYAQAAPSIVLSKPLALTNPLPTLSYAAPQSLYQAPALVKNIEYSKPLSYGPIAKTVIAEPAYTKTIIAEPTYAKTIVSEPTYAKTIVSEPIYTKNVFAEPIYPAKALIAEPVYGKSIIAQPAPFYGGKVLSYGQNLAYGGISAHGW